In Vibrio alfacsensis, the following proteins share a genomic window:
- a CDS encoding response regulator transcription factor, producing MNTHHAKPSLFIIEDDFKLRSMLCDYFITQGFQVTCIDNGTDAPDAILISQPELVLLDLMLPGQDGLSVCRQIREGYKGKVLMLTASDDDFDHVAALEIGADDFVTKPIKPRVLLARIRMLLRRQPIESEVENTLNVGELKLNRLRKACTLHEKSVSLTDGEFDLLWILASHPEQPLSREWLTKTLRGIDYDGTDRTIDNRIVTLRKKLDDTTTPPQKIVTIRGKGYLFIPDAWEQK from the coding sequence ATGAATACACATCATGCTAAGCCCTCTCTTTTTATCATTGAGGATGACTTCAAACTTCGCAGCATGCTCTGTGATTACTTTATTACTCAAGGGTTTCAAGTCACATGTATTGATAATGGGACGGACGCACCTGACGCAATTCTCATTTCACAACCCGAGCTTGTGTTGCTGGATTTAATGCTGCCGGGCCAAGATGGACTCAGCGTATGTCGACAGATTAGAGAGGGTTATAAAGGCAAAGTTCTGATGCTTACTGCAAGTGATGATGATTTTGACCACGTTGCTGCGTTAGAAATTGGGGCCGATGATTTTGTCACTAAACCAATCAAACCAAGAGTGCTACTGGCGAGAATTCGAATGTTACTGCGTCGCCAGCCAATAGAATCTGAGGTAGAAAACACCCTTAACGTCGGTGAACTGAAACTTAATCGCCTACGAAAAGCCTGCACATTGCATGAAAAGTCCGTGTCACTTACCGACGGTGAATTTGATCTTCTTTGGATACTCGCAAGCCATCCTGAACAACCCCTTTCTCGCGAGTGGCTCACTAAAACGTTACGTGGTATTGATTACGACGGCACGGACAGAACCATCGACAATCGAATCGTAACGCTACGTAAAAAGCTTGATGATACCACCACGCCTCCGCAGAAAATCGTCACCATCCGCGGCAAAGGGTACTTATTTATTCCAGATGCATGGGAGCAAAAATGA
- a CDS encoding monovalent cation:proton antiporter-2 (CPA2) family protein: protein MTGIFLQAFIYLIAAVIAVPLAKRLGLGSVLGYLIAGVVIGPIIGLVGEETTTIQHFAEFGVVMMLFLVGLELEPKMLWAMRNRLMGLGGLQVGGTAALIMGIALYFGQPWTIALAIGLIFALSSTAIVLQTFSEKGLTRTEGGQNAFSVLLFQDIAVIPMLAFIPLLALPELVAQAQSAAQSAAEHHEELSLVAGLPGWAYGIVITASIAIVVVGGHFLSRPLFRYVASSGLREIFTATALMLVIGIAALMSLVGLSPALGTFLAGVVLANSEFRHELESNIEPFKGLLLGLFFITVGAGIDFTVLFNDFFLIIGLTLGVMLLKATILFILAFIFRVKGSNRWLFTLSLAQAGEFGFVLLSFSVQNHVIPFEISQTLALVVAISMFLTPGLFILFDKVILPRYESESNERESDTIEEQGTVIIAGIGRFGQIVNRLLVSNGVKTVVLDHQTTQVDNMRQIGTRAYFGDATRPDMLHTAGIEHAAAIVVAIDNQEASVELVKYVKHTYPQVTIIARAFDRGHGYLLRQAGADIIESETYHSALEMGGHVMKSLGIHPFFVEQQKGTYKRVEARKSDMLYEAWEDDSEGERYDNNFRQLFIHLEEKMAEEMQKDRHDKLSRSERGWTPPPKGYADDFNEENVQELHPCKEKPQ, encoded by the coding sequence ATGACCGGAATATTCTTGCAAGCCTTTATTTACCTGATTGCGGCCGTAATCGCAGTTCCATTAGCCAAACGTTTAGGGCTAGGTTCGGTACTTGGCTATCTGATCGCAGGTGTGGTTATTGGACCAATCATCGGTTTAGTCGGAGAAGAGACAACAACCATTCAACACTTTGCCGAGTTTGGCGTTGTCATGATGCTGTTCCTCGTCGGATTAGAGCTAGAACCTAAAATGCTATGGGCAATGCGTAACCGCTTAATGGGCCTTGGCGGTCTCCAAGTTGGAGGAACGGCGGCATTGATAATGGGCATTGCGCTCTACTTCGGACAACCATGGACCATTGCTTTAGCCATTGGTTTGATCTTCGCATTATCATCAACGGCAATTGTTCTGCAAACATTTAGCGAAAAAGGGTTAACCAGAACTGAGGGCGGTCAAAATGCCTTTTCAGTGTTGCTATTCCAAGACATTGCCGTCATTCCAATGCTCGCATTTATACCCCTGCTAGCGCTACCTGAACTCGTTGCACAAGCGCAGTCTGCGGCTCAATCCGCAGCAGAACACCACGAAGAATTAAGCTTAGTGGCAGGTCTACCCGGCTGGGCATACGGGATTGTCATTACAGCTTCCATTGCCATTGTCGTTGTTGGCGGTCACTTCCTAAGCCGACCTCTATTCCGTTATGTAGCAAGTTCTGGCTTACGTGAAATCTTTACTGCAACGGCCTTAATGCTCGTGATCGGCATCGCTGCACTCATGAGCTTAGTTGGCTTGTCTCCTGCGTTAGGAACATTCTTAGCGGGCGTCGTATTGGCAAACAGTGAGTTTCGTCATGAGTTAGAATCGAATATTGAGCCGTTCAAAGGCTTACTACTTGGTCTGTTTTTTATCACCGTTGGGGCGGGTATCGACTTCACAGTTCTGTTCAATGATTTCTTCTTAATTATTGGCCTTACACTGGGTGTAATGCTGCTAAAAGCCACTATTTTGTTCATCCTTGCGTTCATTTTCCGAGTGAAAGGCAGTAATCGTTGGTTGTTCACACTCAGTTTGGCGCAAGCAGGGGAATTTGGCTTCGTATTATTAAGCTTCTCTGTGCAAAACCACGTCATTCCATTTGAAATATCACAAACGCTTGCACTGGTTGTAGCGATATCAATGTTCCTAACACCTGGGTTATTCATTCTATTCGATAAGGTGATTCTCCCTCGCTATGAGAGTGAGTCGAACGAACGAGAAAGTGACACCATTGAAGAACAAGGAACGGTGATCATTGCCGGTATCGGCCGGTTCGGACAAATCGTCAATCGTCTATTGGTGTCTAACGGCGTCAAAACCGTTGTATTAGACCACCAAACTACCCAAGTTGATAATATGCGCCAAATTGGTACACGTGCTTATTTTGGTGATGCAACTCGTCCTGATATGCTTCACACCGCGGGTATAGAGCATGCCGCTGCAATTGTTGTGGCAATCGACAACCAAGAAGCCAGTGTCGAACTTGTGAAATATGTTAAGCACACTTATCCGCAAGTCACCATCATTGCTAGGGCTTTCGACCGCGGCCATGGCTATTTACTGCGTCAAGCAGGTGCAGACATTATCGAATCCGAAACCTATCATTCTGCACTCGAAATGGGCGGACACGTGATGAAGTCATTGGGTATTCACCCATTCTTTGTGGAACAACAAAAAGGCACTTACAAGCGAGTTGAAGCTCGTAAGTCGGACATGCTCTATGAGGCGTGGGAAGACGACTCTGAGGGAGAACGATATGACAATAATTTCCGTCAGCTCTTTATCCATCTCGAAGAGAAAATGGCCGAAGAAATGCAAAAAGATCGTCACGACAAGCTCTCTCGCTCAGAACGTGGTTGGACGCCACCGCCAAAAGGTTACGCGGATGACTTCAACGAGGAAAACGTTCAAGAGCTACATCCATGTAAAGAAAAACCACAATAA
- a CDS encoding YybH family protein: protein MTQSALERAQAGISAWQVAFNSQDAAGCAAQYAEDAIMVAKPFGTFEGREAIQAFWQNIMNQGFHSVDYTNIQWEQDSEQGYILTAEWTMNKAFGVVHKELWEIQKDGLSRLTYDEFEVLGER from the coding sequence ATGACTCAATCAGCTTTAGAACGTGCTCAAGCCGGTATCTCAGCATGGCAAGTGGCTTTCAACAGTCAAGATGCGGCTGGCTGTGCCGCTCAATATGCAGAAGATGCAATCATGGTGGCTAAGCCATTTGGTACGTTTGAAGGCCGAGAAGCCATTCAAGCGTTTTGGCAGAACATCATGAATCAAGGTTTCCATAGTGTGGATTACACCAACATCCAATGGGAGCAAGATAGCGAACAAGGTTATATTCTGACGGCTGAGTGGACAATGAACAAAGCGTTCGGTGTTGTACACAAAGAGCTGTGGGAAATCCAAAAAGACGGTCTATCGCGCTTAACTTACGACGAATTTGAAGTGCTTGGTGAGCGCTAA
- a CDS encoding YccF domain-containing protein: MRTLGNIIWFVFGGVFMGLLWWFFGLLAFISIIGIPWGRACFVMGNFSFFPFGKEAVSRDELTNEMDIGTSPLGVIGNIIWFVFAGIWLAIGHVLSAVACFVTIIGIPFALQHLKLAVISLAPIGKTVVTTEEATMARYNINR; encoded by the coding sequence ATGAGAACACTTGGCAACATCATCTGGTTTGTATTCGGTGGCGTATTCATGGGATTGTTATGGTGGTTTTTCGGACTGCTGGCGTTCATCAGTATCATCGGTATCCCATGGGGACGTGCTTGTTTCGTTATGGGTAACTTCTCGTTCTTCCCATTTGGTAAAGAAGCCGTTTCTAGAGATGAATTAACCAATGAGATGGACATAGGCACCAGCCCATTAGGTGTGATTGGTAACATCATTTGGTTTGTGTTTGCAGGTATTTGGTTAGCAATCGGTCATGTACTTTCTGCCGTGGCATGTTTTGTCACCATCATCGGGATTCCGTTTGCACTTCAACACCTGAAACTGGCGGTTATCTCCCTCGCGCCAATCGGTAAAACGGTTGTCACCACAGAAGAAGCGACAATGGCTCGCTATAATATCAATCGTTAA
- a CDS encoding ATP-binding protein has translation MKRIYLESFLGLIILFVASLIGYEVIVYQLNTDYDYLLEEHEAQAFHEFIYPIYQEKGEDYTIKQLEKLATSSHMLLVAQEMTHLPPEVRVVFDESPALNTAFDEDRNLWFRFEPNSPIFKLSENPNSPIIQAIHFDDNVVWVFFLAGFAIYCVLLIWFLSRRIRTLEKVTIDFASGNFEARAETTSAKAVGSLNRRFNEMAEKVSRLITSNRMLTNAVAHELRTPIFRLQWQADLLADTSLSKEQNKYVTSIVEDIDEMENMVDELLYYAKMEQPDAEIQSSQISINSFIQSLLPRWQRETPITISLLESEISDTTTLVDQKLLQRALDNLLRNAMRYAQRDITLKIRAQCECLCIDVHDDGCGIDETDWPHLFDAFYSAHKSRNKNSSGFGLGLAIVKQIVELQNGSVSVAHSHLGGARFTICLPKIDSSLSS, from the coding sequence ATGAAGCGTATCTATCTAGAAAGCTTTTTAGGTCTCATCATCCTATTTGTTGCTAGCTTAATTGGTTATGAAGTGATCGTTTACCAATTAAATACCGATTACGACTATCTTCTGGAAGAGCATGAAGCTCAAGCATTCCACGAATTTATTTACCCAATCTATCAAGAGAAAGGGGAAGACTATACCATCAAGCAACTTGAAAAATTAGCCACATCAAGTCACATGCTGTTAGTCGCCCAAGAGATGACCCACCTCCCTCCTGAGGTACGAGTGGTCTTTGATGAATCTCCTGCCCTAAACACCGCTTTTGACGAAGACCGAAACTTATGGTTTCGTTTTGAACCAAATTCACCGATTTTTAAACTTAGTGAGAACCCTAACAGCCCTATTATTCAAGCCATTCACTTTGATGATAACGTTGTCTGGGTATTTTTTCTTGCTGGCTTTGCGATCTACTGCGTTCTATTGATTTGGTTTTTAAGCCGACGTATTCGCACCCTGGAAAAAGTGACTATTGATTTCGCCTCTGGCAACTTCGAAGCACGGGCGGAAACAACAAGTGCCAAAGCGGTCGGTTCATTGAATCGACGTTTTAACGAGATGGCAGAAAAAGTTTCCCGCTTAATCACCAGTAACAGAATGTTGACCAATGCGGTTGCCCATGAACTTCGTACACCAATATTTCGCCTACAATGGCAAGCTGATTTGTTAGCCGACACCTCCCTCAGCAAAGAGCAGAACAAGTATGTGACGAGCATTGTTGAAGATATTGATGAAATGGAAAATATGGTGGATGAACTGCTTTATTACGCAAAAATGGAGCAACCGGATGCTGAAATTCAGTCCTCACAGATCAGTATAAATTCGTTCATCCAGTCTTTACTGCCAAGGTGGCAACGAGAAACCCCTATCACCATTTCTTTGCTTGAGTCGGAAATCAGCGACACGACAACTCTCGTCGACCAAAAACTTCTACAGAGAGCGCTAGATAATCTACTACGCAATGCCATGCGTTATGCTCAACGCGATATCACGTTAAAAATACGGGCGCAATGTGAATGTTTGTGTATCGACGTTCATGATGATGGCTGTGGCATTGATGAAACAGACTGGCCTCATTTGTTCGATGCTTTCTATAGTGCGCATAAATCTCGCAATAAAAACAGCAGCGGCTTCGGCCTAGGACTCGCTATCGTGAAGCAAATTGTAGAATTACAAAACGGTTCAGTATCTGTTGCACATAGTCACTTAGGCGGGGCACGCTTTACGATCTGCCTACCCAAAATAGATTCGTCATTATCCTCATAG
- a CDS encoding MFS transporter: MSIFRFPVLVWLGIGILIICLGIRQSFGIFMMPISDYFHTGREFFSFAIALQNLLFGVFQPFIGMAADRWGAKRIIILGAISYALGLCLTSIAVEPSMLYLSLGVLVGLGLSATSYVIVLGAVAKVVPAQHAAKAFGLTTAAGSFGMFAMIPGAQTLLNDFGWQGAMQAFAVLCSFMVVFALFMKTAKPKSSASTGTQEDNQTLKEALKEAFSHKGYWLIHAGFFVCGFHVMFIATHLPSYLADKHLPASTAAMALAYVGIFNIFGSYFWGVMGDRFNKRHVMSALYLMRTVVIGAFVTLPVTEHTAAIFGGAIGFCWLGTVPLTSGLVRQIFGARYLSTLYGLVFFTHQVGSFLGAWVGGRIYDYYGSYEPIWWSTVALAFIAALIHLPINDKPVPRLSMATA; the protein is encoded by the coding sequence ATGAGTATTTTCCGATTTCCTGTTCTCGTTTGGCTAGGAATAGGGATTTTGATTATTTGTCTAGGGATAAGACAATCGTTCGGCATTTTTATGATGCCCATTTCAGATTACTTTCATACTGGTCGTGAGTTTTTCAGTTTTGCTATCGCATTACAAAACTTGCTGTTTGGCGTGTTTCAACCATTTATTGGTATGGCCGCTGATCGCTGGGGTGCAAAGCGTATTATCATTTTAGGTGCCATTTCTTACGCTTTAGGGCTATGCCTCACCTCAATCGCGGTTGAGCCAAGCATGTTGTACTTATCTCTGGGTGTGCTTGTTGGTCTGGGGCTAAGTGCCACCAGCTACGTCATTGTATTAGGTGCAGTTGCGAAAGTCGTTCCCGCACAACACGCAGCAAAAGCTTTTGGTTTAACCACAGCAGCGGGTTCATTCGGTATGTTCGCGATGATCCCTGGTGCACAAACGTTATTGAACGATTTTGGCTGGCAAGGCGCGATGCAAGCATTCGCTGTATTGTGTAGCTTTATGGTCGTTTTTGCGCTCTTCATGAAGACAGCGAAACCAAAGTCGAGCGCATCAACAGGTACACAAGAAGACAACCAGACGCTAAAAGAAGCCCTAAAAGAAGCATTTTCACACAAAGGTTATTGGCTCATTCATGCTGGTTTTTTCGTGTGTGGTTTCCATGTCATGTTCATCGCCACGCATTTACCGAGTTATTTGGCAGATAAGCACTTACCCGCTTCAACTGCGGCGATGGCACTGGCATACGTAGGCATTTTCAATATCTTCGGATCGTATTTCTGGGGCGTAATGGGGGATCGCTTTAACAAACGTCATGTCATGTCTGCTCTGTATTTAATGCGTACGGTCGTGATCGGTGCTTTTGTGACGTTACCCGTTACAGAGCACACTGCAGCCATCTTCGGCGGTGCAATCGGATTTTGTTGGTTAGGGACCGTCCCTCTCACATCAGGCTTGGTTCGCCAGATCTTTGGTGCACGTTACTTATCAACACTTTACGGACTGGTGTTCTTTACGCACCAAGTAGGTAGCTTCCTAGGCGCATGGGTTGGTGGTCGAATCTACGATTACTATGGTTCATATGAGCCAATCTGGTGGTCGACTGTTGCATTAGCGTTCATTGCTGCCCTGATCCACTTACCAATCAACGATAAACCCGTGCCTCGCTTAAGCATGGCGACAGCGTAA
- a CDS encoding phosphoethanolamine transferase, translating into MKIINSPSKGISYVTFTLLLALYFAIVVNVPIYKELVHILSSLEQVKIGFIITIPIFFFAALNFLFNLFSWPLFSKPFFILLLITSSMVSYASYNYGTLFDSNMIANIIETDTSEASSYLSTYSFLWTAIMGVIPALLMFKVKLQPQKGHWLRFILTKIVSMLISLIVIAVIAALYYQDYASVGRNNSYLKKIIIPTQYVYSSASYVKENYLTTPEPYREIGVDAKQSEDAQVQAAEKPTLLVFVVGETARSQNYQLNGYHRETNPYTSTLDVISFQDVASCGTATAVSVPCMFSQLTHSNFDRQQADNQDNALDIMQRAGVDIVWEDNDGGDKHVAHNVKKTEIDRTQHNALCDGQTCYDMALLKNFDQQVSDMQGNRVIAMHLIGSHGPTYFQRYPKDKAYFQPDCQQADIENCSVEQIVNTYDNTIRYTDFVLAETIAKLKSLEDRYNTALIYISDHGESLGENGMFLHGMPYSLAPDYQKRVPLILWMSPGFKQAKHINTGCLNQEAQKRATHSHDNVFHSLLGIMDVETSAYDGALDIFKTCRTS; encoded by the coding sequence ATGAAAATAATAAACTCTCCATCTAAAGGTATCTCATACGTTACTTTTACTCTTCTTTTAGCGCTTTATTTTGCGATTGTAGTAAACGTTCCTATCTATAAAGAACTGGTTCACATTCTCTCATCTCTCGAACAAGTAAAAATTGGTTTCATCATTACCATTCCAATCTTCTTTTTTGCTGCGCTCAATTTTCTATTCAACTTGTTCAGCTGGCCCTTATTCAGTAAGCCTTTCTTTATTCTACTGCTCATCACATCAAGTATGGTTAGCTATGCGAGCTATAACTATGGCACTTTGTTCGACAGCAACATGATTGCCAACATCATCGAAACGGACACCAGCGAGGCTAGCTCATACCTCAGCACCTATTCCTTTTTGTGGACGGCGATTATGGGCGTCATTCCTGCCCTGCTTATGTTTAAAGTGAAATTACAACCACAAAAAGGACACTGGCTCCGCTTCATTTTGACGAAAATAGTCTCAATGTTAATTTCTTTGATTGTGATTGCTGTTATTGCGGCACTTTACTACCAAGACTACGCGTCGGTTGGACGTAACAACAGCTACCTTAAAAAGATCATCATTCCCACTCAATATGTATACAGCTCAGCAAGTTATGTAAAAGAGAACTACCTAACCACACCAGAGCCCTACCGTGAAATTGGTGTCGATGCTAAGCAATCCGAAGATGCACAAGTACAGGCTGCCGAGAAACCGACACTCTTAGTATTCGTTGTTGGTGAAACCGCACGCAGTCAAAACTATCAGCTAAACGGCTACCACCGAGAAACCAATCCGTACACAAGCACATTGGACGTCATTTCATTCCAAGACGTTGCCTCTTGTGGCACTGCTACGGCTGTCTCTGTGCCTTGCATGTTTTCCCAACTGACCCACAGCAACTTTGATCGTCAGCAGGCCGATAACCAAGATAACGCGCTTGATATCATGCAACGCGCTGGTGTCGATATTGTTTGGGAAGACAATGACGGCGGCGACAAACATGTCGCGCACAACGTGAAGAAAACCGAGATAGACAGAACGCAGCACAATGCACTTTGCGACGGGCAAACTTGTTACGATATGGCCTTGCTAAAGAACTTTGACCAGCAAGTTTCAGACATGCAAGGAAATCGAGTGATTGCCATGCACCTTATTGGTAGCCACGGACCGACATATTTCCAGCGTTACCCGAAAGATAAGGCTTATTTCCAACCCGATTGCCAACAAGCTGACATCGAAAACTGCAGTGTAGAACAAATCGTCAACACTTATGACAATACCATTCGTTACACGGACTTCGTACTGGCTGAAACTATTGCAAAATTAAAATCACTGGAAGATCGTTACAACACCGCCCTCATTTACATTTCTGACCATGGCGAGTCATTGGGTGAAAACGGTATGTTTCTACACGGCATGCCTTATAGCCTAGCGCCAGACTACCAAAAACGTGTGCCATTAATACTTTGGATGTCGCCGGGCTTCAAGCAAGCAAAACACATCAATACAGGCTGCTTGAATCAAGAAGCACAAAAGCGTGCGACGCATTCACACGACAATGTGTTCCACTCTCTATTGGGCATTATGGATGTAGAAACCAGTGCCTACGATGGTGCACTAGACATCTTTAAAACGTGTCGCACATCTTAG
- a CDS encoding glycine zipper family protein, producing MYKPLILIALSSTLAACAYNQEPVVDMTNVDQAKYEQDFAYCQGYAEKVDKGEAAKVGAQNNAVSGALIGAVAGALEDGLGGAAVGAVAGTAVGAGAGALGGATDSTKTQSLVLRQCLAKKGYTVYDLES from the coding sequence ATGTACAAACCTCTTATTCTCATCGCCCTCTCTTCTACACTTGCAGCTTGTGCCTACAATCAAGAACCCGTTGTGGATATGACCAATGTTGACCAAGCAAAATACGAACAAGACTTTGCCTACTGCCAAGGCTACGCAGAAAAAGTCGATAAAGGTGAAGCCGCAAAAGTAGGCGCACAAAACAACGCGGTGAGTGGCGCTCTTATTGGTGCAGTCGCCGGCGCACTAGAAGATGGGCTTGGTGGAGCGGCTGTCGGTGCTGTTGCCGGAACCGCGGTAGGTGCAGGGGCTGGCGCACTTGGTGGTGCAACCGATTCCACGAAAACCCAATCTTTAGTGCTGCGTCAATGTCTTGCTAAAAAAGGTTACACCGTTTACGACCTTGAGTCTTAA
- a CDS encoding LysR family transcriptional regulator produces the protein MNKLRLMSLFVHVVECGSISKAADKLELSKSVVSSALKQLEQELETCLLKRTTRKQTLTSAGERFYLQCAKMTKQAEMAWLEASEFKQVPAGLLTVTAPHALMRTIILPALTTAFSDFPDVHLNLISDDKHVDIVQQDIDVAVRVGASRDSNLKQRKVGQFCDLLCRARNLSSDLTSTPYIAQHWQTGPIHHLVSHGQDMVEVPFVVKHRSNTVFDVVSLLEMGMGVGVVPDFILKENSKLEAVPDAEPSKVNPIYILHPYHTHLPVAAKIAIEAIEKRIHDTMLCSVE, from the coding sequence ATGAACAAGTTACGCTTAATGTCCTTGTTTGTTCATGTCGTAGAGTGCGGTTCGATCTCTAAAGCGGCCGATAAACTTGAGTTGTCAAAATCGGTTGTCAGCTCAGCGCTGAAGCAATTGGAACAGGAGCTCGAAACCTGTTTGCTGAAACGAACAACAAGAAAGCAGACGTTAACCTCGGCAGGAGAGCGTTTTTATCTCCAATGCGCCAAGATGACCAAGCAAGCAGAAATGGCGTGGTTGGAGGCTTCCGAATTTAAACAGGTTCCAGCGGGCCTCCTAACGGTGACCGCTCCCCATGCATTAATGCGAACAATCATTTTGCCAGCATTAACTACAGCGTTTTCTGACTTCCCGGATGTGCATTTAAATCTGATTAGTGATGATAAGCATGTTGATATTGTTCAGCAGGATATTGATGTTGCAGTGCGAGTCGGAGCTTCGAGAGATTCGAATCTTAAGCAGCGTAAAGTGGGGCAATTTTGTGACCTCCTGTGCCGCGCACGAAATCTATCTTCGGATTTGACCTCAACACCTTATATTGCTCAACATTGGCAAACTGGGCCTATCCATCACTTGGTTTCTCATGGTCAAGATATGGTGGAAGTCCCATTTGTTGTAAAGCATCGCTCTAATACGGTTTTTGACGTGGTATCACTATTAGAAATGGGGATGGGGGTCGGTGTCGTCCCTGACTTCATCTTGAAAGAAAACAGCAAGCTTGAAGCTGTGCCAGATGCGGAACCATCAAAAGTGAATCCTATTTATATTTTGCATCCATACCATACACATTTACCAGTGGCTGCAAAAATCGCGATTGAGGCAATTGAGAAGCGTATTCATGACACCATGTTGTGCTCTGTTGAATGA
- a CDS encoding ArsR/SmtB family transcription factor, which produces MELEAVAKALKELGHPTRLCIYKEVVKAGYQGIAVGGVQDKLGIPGSTLSHHISSLASAGLISQRREGRTLFCVAEFECLDTVIGFLRDECCIDEKC; this is translated from the coding sequence ATGGAACTCGAAGCAGTAGCAAAAGCGTTGAAAGAGCTAGGGCACCCTACTCGCTTATGTATCTATAAAGAAGTGGTTAAAGCTGGTTACCAAGGCATCGCTGTCGGCGGCGTCCAAGACAAGCTCGGTATTCCTGGTTCAACGCTTTCTCATCATATATCTAGCCTTGCCTCTGCTGGCTTAATTAGCCAACGTCGTGAAGGGCGCACTCTATTCTGCGTTGCGGAATTTGAATGCCTCGATACTGTTATTGGGTTTCTGCGCGATGAGTGCTGCATCGATGAAAAATGCTAA
- a CDS encoding NAD(P)H-dependent oxidoreductase → MLFAHPSQHRSEVNAPLFKAAQAIEGVTCVDLYAEYPNFSINIDQEQQRLRDHDVIIFQFPLYWYSTPAILKEWQDLVLEYGFAYGSNGTELQGKTMLCVLSAGGKEEAYKAEGYNHFTIRELLAPIEQMSALTGMHYIAPFALFGSRTALEEDRVSHHIERYKGLLTALVEDKLDLNAAASLIKLNSALPQLIKDVL, encoded by the coding sequence ATTCTCTTTGCTCATCCTTCACAGCATCGATCTGAAGTCAATGCTCCCCTTTTTAAAGCCGCCCAAGCCATTGAGGGTGTCACGTGTGTTGACCTCTATGCTGAGTATCCAAACTTCAGCATTAACATCGATCAAGAACAACAACGTCTGCGCGACCATGATGTCATCATTTTCCAATTTCCGTTGTACTGGTATTCAACGCCCGCGATTTTAAAAGAGTGGCAAGATCTTGTGTTGGAGTACGGCTTTGCCTACGGCTCCAACGGGACCGAGCTTCAAGGCAAGACTATGCTGTGCGTGCTCTCCGCAGGCGGCAAAGAAGAAGCGTATAAAGCCGAGGGTTATAATCACTTCACCATTCGTGAACTGCTCGCCCCGATTGAACAAATGTCAGCCCTAACAGGCATGCATTACATTGCGCCCTTTGCATTATTTGGTTCTCGTACCGCACTGGAGGAAGACCGGGTTTCACACCATATTGAGCGCTACAAAGGTCTACTCACCGCATTGGTGGAAGATAAACTCGACCTTAATGCCGCAGCTTCTTTAATTAAGCTAAACAGTGCATTGCCACAACTGATAAAGGACGTGTTATGA
- the sigZ gene encoding RNA polymerase sigma factor SigZ yields MKNANLETIWNEYEHAIHAFLRSKVSNEDDVEDLKQEILLKTYQNLKAIRDDSSVKSWLFQIANNTIIDFYRKRARNQRDNHLIAEDLWFESQEANLKQELSKCIAPFIKALPEEQSQLLASIELEGMSQKTLAEEQGISYSTLKSRVQKGRVELKKLFEECCHFSFDQQGRVTDYHQKNAGCDRC; encoded by the coding sequence ATGAAAAATGCTAATTTAGAAACTATTTGGAACGAATACGAGCACGCAATCCACGCGTTCTTACGCTCTAAAGTGAGTAATGAAGATGACGTTGAAGACTTGAAACAAGAAATCTTACTTAAGACATATCAGAATCTTAAGGCGATTCGAGATGATTCAAGTGTTAAGTCTTGGCTGTTCCAGATCGCCAATAACACCATTATCGATTTCTACCGCAAGCGTGCACGAAACCAACGAGATAATCACCTCATTGCTGAGGATCTTTGGTTTGAAAGCCAAGAAGCGAACCTGAAACAAGAACTGTCAAAATGCATTGCACCTTTTATTAAAGCTCTGCCTGAGGAACAATCCCAACTGCTCGCTTCTATTGAACTTGAGGGTATGAGTCAAAAGACACTGGCGGAAGAACAAGGTATCAGTTACTCAACTCTCAAATCACGCGTACAAAAAGGGCGTGTCGAATTGAAAAAGCTGTTTGAAGAATGCTGTCACTTTTCTTTTGATCAGCAAGGGCGTGTGACGGATTATCACCAAAAAAACGCGGGTTGCGATAGATGCTAA